One genomic region from Geotrypetes seraphini chromosome 13, aGeoSer1.1, whole genome shotgun sequence encodes:
- the ATP5PB gene encoding ATP synthase F(0) complex subunit B1, mitochondrial, which produces MFSRAVLASAIALKKSALLSPGLLHASKHFHTAQPCLAPLPPLPETGGKVRYGLIPEEFFQFLYPKTGVTGPYMLGTGLLLYFLSKEIYVINHETIAGVCIISAIIYGIKKFGPQVAAFADKLNEEKAANAQEAKDQAIKSFEQSIEAEKKEQWRVEGRHFLFDAKRNNIMMILETNYRERLLNVYHEVKKRLDYQIDLQHLKRRMEQDHMINWVEKSVVRSITPQQEKESIAKCISDLKMLAQTAKASV; this is translated from the exons ATGTTCTCCAGAGCTGTGCTGGCCTCGG CCATAGCCCTTAAAAAGTCAGCCCTGCTCAGTCCTGG CTTGTTACATGCATCCAAACACTTTCATACTGCTCAGCCATGCCTGGCTCCATTACCACCCCTGCCTGAGACAGGAGGTAAAGTGCGCTATGGTCTGATCCCTGAAGAATTTTTCCAGTTCCTGTACCCCAAAACAGGAGTCACAG GTCCTTATATGCTAGGCACAGGGCTCCTGCTCTACTTCTTGTCCAAGGAAATCTACGTTATTAACCATGAAACCATTGCAGGTGTTTGCATTATTTCTGCTATTATTTATGGAATTAAGAAGTTTGGACCCCAGGTAGCAGCTTTTGCTGATAAGCTGAATGAG GAAAAGGCTGCAAATGCTCAGGAAGCAAAAGACCAGGCCATTAAGAGCTTTGAACAATCCATTGAGGCAGAGAAGAAGGAGCAGTGGCGAGTGGAAGGCCGTCATTTTCTGTTTGATGCCAAGAGG aacaatATAATGATGATACTTGAGACCAATTATCGAGAGAGGCTACTTAATGTTTACCATGAGGTAAAAAAGCGCTTGGACTATCAGATCGACTTGCAGCATTTGAAACGGCGCATGGAACAAGATCATATGATAAATTGGGTGGAAAAGAGTGTTGTTCGGAGTATCACGCCACAGCAG GAGAAGGAGAGTATTGCCAAATGTATCTCTGACCTGAAGATGCTGGCACAAACTGCAAAGGCCAGTGTTTAA